From Alteromonas australica, one genomic window encodes:
- a CDS encoding OsmC family protein yields the protein MTFTGTTESGYKTVMDGSGDAISPMESVLLSVGACSSIDVVDILKKGRHQIDGCQCELNAERAENPPKVFEKIHAHYTVTGSGLTDKSVARAVQLSAEKYCSVMLMLKGNVAITTSYSLEEAAQ from the coding sequence CTGACCTTTACGGGAACCACAGAAAGCGGCTACAAAACGGTTATGGACGGCAGCGGTGATGCCATTTCACCCATGGAATCGGTTTTGTTATCGGTAGGCGCTTGTTCAAGCATCGATGTGGTGGATATTTTAAAGAAAGGGCGTCATCAAATTGATGGATGTCAGTGCGAACTTAATGCAGAACGCGCAGAAAACCCTCCAAAGGTGTTCGAAAAGATTCACGCTCATTACACGGTAACGGGCAGCGGATTAACGGACAAGAGTGTGGCACGCGCCGTACAACTGTCGGCAGAAAAATATTGCTCTGTTATGCTGATGCTAAAAGGCAACGTAGCCATAACAACCAGTTACTCCCTTGAAGAAGCTGCGCAGTAA
- a CDS encoding DUF2189 domain-containing protein produces the protein MSHPFKQAPENAITQSGIARVIPCKELDVGDPIKWLSLAVQDALRTPVITAIYGVIFAVIPWFIMYLVEMTGWHLVILPAIVCFMLVGPFLAAGLYDVSWELEKGHKPSFRHSLRAMRRNAVNEWGFGVLLMVMMIFWLRVASLIHALYPSYTETTIESLMPFLVLGTIAGGVFTLAMLFITAFTQPILMERKVDLATALLTSVNAVWVNKVPMVIWGSIIFSAVAIGYVTGFIGFIVLMPIIGYASWHAYIDTISTKRARKYV, from the coding sequence ATGTCGCACCCTTTTAAACAAGCTCCAGAAAATGCGATAACGCAAAGTGGCATTGCGCGGGTCATTCCGTGCAAAGAACTCGATGTAGGCGATCCTATTAAATGGCTCTCGTTAGCAGTACAGGATGCTTTAAGAACCCCAGTCATCACTGCCATTTACGGCGTTATCTTCGCTGTTATACCTTGGTTTATTATGTATTTAGTTGAGATGACAGGTTGGCACCTGGTCATTCTTCCTGCCATTGTTTGTTTTATGCTTGTAGGTCCTTTCTTAGCTGCGGGGTTATATGACGTTAGCTGGGAGCTGGAAAAGGGACATAAGCCTTCATTTCGACATTCCCTTCGAGCCATGCGCAGAAACGCAGTTAACGAATGGGGATTTGGCGTGTTATTGATGGTGATGATGATATTTTGGCTTAGGGTTGCCTCCCTTATTCACGCGCTTTACCCCTCATACACGGAAACCACTATTGAAAGCCTGATGCCTTTCCTCGTGCTTGGTACGATTGCCGGGGGCGTGTTTACGTTAGCAATGCTATTTATCACCGCCTTTACGCAACCTATTCTGATGGAGCGAAAAGTGGATCTTGCTACGGCGTTATTGACGTCAGTTAACGCAGTGTGGGTGAACAAAGTACCTATGGTAATTTGGGGCAGTATTATTTTTAGTGCTGTGGCGATTGGATACGTTACTGGGTTTATCGGCTTTATTGTGTTGATGCCCATTATCGGGTATGCCTCGTGGCACGCTTATATCGATACTATTTCTACTAAGCGCGCAAGGAAATACGTATAA
- a CDS encoding DUF3718 domain-containing protein, whose translation MMKLLKTLAATAALSFAFNAVAAGPQKDVRFVGDTQFAGFCKAIVLDDVKVLRSSLSRNVGRIGASQREVLRLVTSEDGLTCNGISLIDFAVERDASAVREYLTSRS comes from the coding sequence ATGATGAAACTGTTAAAGACACTTGCTGCTACTGCTGCACTTTCGTTTGCATTTAACGCTGTTGCTGCTGGACCACAAAAAGACGTACGCTTTGTGGGCGACACGCAATTTGCTGGATTTTGCAAAGCGATTGTATTGGATGATGTGAAGGTACTGCGTTCTAGCCTTTCGCGTAATGTAGGTCGTATTGGTGCAAGCCAACGTGAAGTTTTACGCCTTGTCACGTCAGAAGATGGTTTAACCTGTAATGGTATCAGCCTTATCGATTTCGCTGTTGAGCGTGATGCGAGTGCTGTGCGTGAATATCTAACTTCACGAAGCTAA